The DNA region GAAAAATGTGGCAAAAAGTAGCAATTTGGCGTACAAATCGTTGGTGCAGCAATTTTAACAATGATTCGTTTTTATAGCTGAGTTAGATATCGAATTAGCAAATTATTAAGTTTAAATAATTTCCCACACTTGCAGACCCTTCTGCAGAGCAGCGAAGCCCGAACCGTTGACGTCAGCCCGGAAAAAAGTGAAACCATTACGTTCATCCACGATGACGACAAAATCGACATCTACAGGTcacacgacaacgacgacgcgGGGAAGGGCCTCGAAACTGACGAAGGTAATCACGCCACACCAGGTTGATTTGACTGTTCAGCATTTTCACGGAGTCTTTTTTCCGCAGACAACGAGGTAATTTCGGTGCGGCTGCTCAACAGTTTTCAGCTGATGAAACCCTACGCTGGACTGCAGAAGGAGGGGGAGGAGGAAGAGCTGGAGGAAGGGCAGAATGTTTCGTACGAAAATATGCTGGAGTCCGAGGATGGCCCGGTCGAGCTGACCTCGAGAAATGACACTGCCGTGATGAGTTTGCTGGAAACGTCTACCGTTAGTACTTCGACGAGTTCAAGTTCTACGACGGGTTCAAGTTCATCGACTAGCAGGTCAACAACCGTTGAGATTTATACGGAACTACCTACGACTACAACGACCAAACCTGCGATCTTGTCAACGAGGCCTTCTTCAACGACGACATCGACCACGTTACGACCTACAACTTCTACCTCCACGGTCAACCCAGTAGTTGTAACTCCACAACCGATGGTATTCGGAACTCGGAAACGTACGGCAAGGAACCACGCCGATTACTACCAATATCCCAGCATTGATCTAGATCAGCTGGACTTTGATGACCTAGAATACTCCGACGTGGACGGAATGCGTCTTAAAGAGCTTCTGGCAACACGATTCATACCGGAAAGTTCCGAACAACACCACCGAGATCAACCCACCAATAAAGACTGTCCTTGCGCCACCGAACAGCCACAATCAGCTCCCGTCGACGCTGAAGACTACGACTACTACCAGGACTTGCCAACACCTCAACCTCATCCTCCAATGATGCCGCACCATGCCAACGCTCGATTCGCCCACCGAAAGCGACTCCAGCGGCAGCAACCCGAGCAAGCTTCTGAAGAATACCTGGCCCCGACGATGCCGATGGACGGCGCCACCAGCATGGAGCGGGCCGAGCGGATGCACGGTGCCCTCGAGCGGATCATGGGCATAGTGACGATCATGTCGCACGTTGATAACTTCATCCAGAAGAAAACCAAACAGTCGATAAGGCGGCTCGCGCGGCTGTACGAGAGCAGTGAAAAGTGAGCAGAaaattgttaataaaaaaaatgtgataagAGATGACGGatgcgtgtgcgtgtgtgtgtgttgaaaTTTCTTCTGCGGCTGCTTATCAACGGGACGGATTATGTAAGTTCGCTGCCTTATCAAAACGACTGGCTTTGCTGGGCGAAATTTTTGGTTTCCTGAGGGCAGAGGTCGTACGAGCGGGAATTATCAAACTTAATTTCACTGGAAGAGCATGGAACAGCAACAAAAATGCAGCTACACCATCTGTGGTGTAATCATGTTGAGGTTTGGACTAGACGGCTTGGAGCGAAGATGTTTGCACATTATTTGCACAACGGAAGTTAATTTTAATATGCACTAtggttaatttaaatatttttaaaaataatttatgctGGCCTTATTTTTGTCTGAAATTTAGTAAAtcttattttcaacaatttatttataatttgagtctatttttttagaatctAAAATACATAGTAACAAAAATACGTCAAATTCCTTGCATTTTCGACTTGTTCCAATTGCCCCGACTTAGCTCAGTGCGTCGCGATCGTACTATCTTAAGGCACGTCGATTTTGTGCCAAATTTCGATGCCTCACCTTTTTCACCATCATatttccccaaaattcgatttcaatcctgagatctTCAACAAAAAGCGTTAAAACTTCGTACATTTTTGTCATTCtttatatgaaagaagtttcgatttgatcgtgctatcttgacacaccctgcaaATTGGTGTAAGTGCgaaaactggccaaagggattttaaTCAGACCACTTTtgtcacacgtacatgcccgactactgtaCACATTTTGAATCATCACTCGGGAGGCCGGCAACCAAATTAAACCAAAATTCAGgataatgcacagaatggtcatataaaaagttgaaaatttgtatggagcaattccagctcaaaacaggaatttttctggtaccccctccgatttcaatgaaaatttgtagacatgttatataCGTCTTATACGTCATTTTTGATATCAACCCTtgacatttttgccaatttataGGTATGTAATAgattgtaacaaaaatgactttttggcgagcattcaggggtttgtttcaatgttatatatatattagggtggcttgaagttgtatgggaaaatttcaaaatggactgattcaatcagaacaggcattttccggtccCATTTCGGCCCCCAAACcaccccccaaaatttgggagcgattggattTGACCCGGCTTCCtcaaagcgattcaaatttgtatggaaatttgtataggaaaactcttttt from Culex quinquefasciatus strain JHB chromosome 3, VPISU_Cqui_1.0_pri_paternal, whole genome shotgun sequence includes:
- the LOC119768957 gene encoding uncharacterized protein LOC119768957 codes for the protein MQIMLLLQRQTILRLTTVLLLTVGVSNIYRISKLLSLNNFPHLQTLLQSSEARTVDVSPEKSETITFIHDDDKIDIYRSHDNDDAGKGLETDEDNEVISVRLLNSFQLMKPYAGLQKEGEEEELEEGQNVSYENMLESEDGPVELTSRNDTAVMSLLETSTVSTSTSSSSTTGSSSSTSRSTTVEIYTELPTTTTTKPAILSTRPSSTTTSTTLRPTTSTSTVNPVVVTPQPMVFGTRKRTARNHADYYQYPSIDLDQLDFDDLEYSDVDGMRLKELLATRFIPESSEQHHRDQPTNKDCPCATEQPQSAPVDAEDYDYYQDLPTPQPHPPMMPHHANARFAHRKRLQRQQPEQASEEYLAPTMPMDGATSMERAERMHGALERIMGIVTIMSHVDNFIQKKTKQSIRRLARLYESSEK